From the genome of Cynocephalus volans isolate mCynVol1 chromosome 14, mCynVol1.pri, whole genome shotgun sequence, one region includes:
- the ZC3H6 gene encoding zinc finger CCCH domain-containing protein 6 produces MTDSEHAGHDREDGELEDGEIDDAGLEETQEQEAKEDEKQKNEKTYRKSRKKHKKEREKKKSKRRKREKHKHNSPSSDGSSDYSLDSDVEHAESSHKKRTGFYRDYDIPFPQHGHISGSYMTSKKGQHNKKFKSKEYDEYSTYSDDNFGNYSDDNFGSYSQEMEEDFANQLKQYRQAKETSNTALGSSFSKEPGKKQRMKGVQQGIEQRVKSFNVGRGRGLPKKIKRKDRGGRANKGPNVFSGTDDFQEYSKPGKKWKVMTQEFINQHTVEHKGKQICKYFLEGRCIKGDQCKFDHDAELEKRKEICKFYLQGYCTKGENCIYMHNEFPCKFYHSGAKCYQGDNCKFSHDDLTKETKKLLDKVLNTDEELINEDERELEELRKRGITPLPKPPPGVGLLPTPPEHFPFSDPEDDFQTDLSDDFKKIPSLFEIVVKPTVDLAHKIGKKPPAFYNSASPPVPQFQGSSPCRQHVYSSGSSPGSGPNMSQGCSSPVMHPGSPGHHPCAGLPGLPMPQSPPLPPGPPEIVGPHNQAGVLVQQDTPLTTSTMGGAYHSPGFPGHVTKVPRENHCSLGSSYQQSPGEMQLNTSYESLQNPTEFYDNYYSQHNVHDFQLPSNSGDGMWHDEFAQQQLPVVQDSPNFGSGSDNNSNRTSHSPLPVPGLLPAVQRALFVRLTQRYQEDEDPASTQPHRAPSKEEDDTVNWYSSSEEEEGSSVKSILKTLQKQTETLRNQQQPSSELSTPTDPRLAKEKSKGNQMVDPRLRTMPRQDIRKPSESAPLDLRLAWDPRKLRGNGSSRVGSSVGGAKYDLHHANVVTNVKHKRGDDDDEDTERELREKAFLIPLDSSPGIMLQDPRSQLRQFSHIKMDIILTKPNFAKHIVWAPEDLLPVPLPKPDPVSSINLPLPPLIADQRLNRLWNTKSDLPQNTVSIDPKLAGKAKINTNRESYLEQFGDLHSSGGKLGDPRLQKNFDPRLHRLPNTESHHAVMKESHTSKAAPHLAGSNPSSSQPSGAISSSASPGPLPPYAPKLLSSAGLPLGTPSSVLSGISLYDPREHGSSSTSELATVSVGENTENQKKSGSLKSSDKNEPSPGEAILLQKTTPHVEVSVDEPADPQADILRSSGKVQVPAVHSLPIQALTGLIRPQYSDPRQSKQPGQMSPTPDNDPSIETDDKSLKEVFKTFDPTASPFC; encoded by the exons CATGGACATATATCAGGAAGCTATATGACATCAAAGAAGGGTCaacataacaaaaaatttaaaagtaaagaatatGATGAGTACAGTACCTACAGTGATGACAACTTCGGTAACTACAGTGATGACAACTTCGGTAGCTACAGTCAGGAAATGGAGGAAGATTTTGCGAATCAGCTGAAACAATACAGACAAGCTAAAGAAACCTCAAATACTGCTTTAGGATCATCATTTTCTAAAGAACCAGGGAAAAAACAGAGAATGAAAGGAGTTCAGCAAG GTATTGAACAGAGGGTTAAAAGTTTTAATGTTGGTCGTGGACGAGGTTTGCCGAAGAAAATCAAACGAAAAGACCGTGGGGGAAGAGCCAATAAAGGGCCTAATGTTTTTTCAGGAACAGATGACTTTCAAGAG tatagtaaaccaggaaaaaaatggaaggtTATGACTCAGGAATTTATTAATCAGCACACAGTGgaacacaaaggaaaacaaatctgTAAATACTTTCTGGAAGGAAGATGTATTAAG GGAGATCAGTGTAAATTTGATCATGATGCAGAgttggagaagagaaaagaaatctgcAAATTTTATTTACAAGGATATTGTACCAAAGGAGAGAACTGTATTTACATGCATA atgaatttCCATGCAAGTTCTATCATAGTGGAGCAAAATGTTACCAAGGAGACAACTGTAAATTTTCCCATGATGATCTGactaaagaaacaaagaaactttTGGACAAA GTGTTGAATACTGATGAAGAACTTATAAATGAAGATGAAAGAGAATTAGAAGAACTTAGAAAGCGTGGCATAACTCCTCTTCCCAAGCCACCTCCAGGAGTTGGGCTTCTGCCAACCCCACCAGAGCATTTTCCCTTTTCGGATCCTGAAGATGATTTTCAGACAGATCTCTCTGATGATTTCAAGAAAATTCCATCTCTTTTTGAAATAGTTGTAAAACCTACTGTGGACTTAGCACATAAGATTGGGAAGAA GCCACCAGCATTTTATAACAGTGCCTCACCACCAGTACCACAATTTCAGGGAAGCAGCCCATGCCGTCAACATGTCTATAGTTCTGGGTCAAGTCCAGGTTCTGGACCTAATATGTCTCAGGGATGCAGTAGTCCGGTGATGCATCCAGGATCCCCTGGACATCACCCATGTGCAGGACTTCCTGGTTTACCAATGCCACAGAGCCCACCTTTGCCACCTGGTCCACCTGAAATTGTAGGCCCTCACAATCAAGCTGGAGTACTTGTTCAACAAGATACACCTTTGACAACATCGACCATGGGTGGGGCTTACCACTCCCCGGGCTTTCCAGGACACGTGACGAAAGTACCCAGAGAGAATCACTGTTCTCTAGGTTCATCATACCAGCAAAGTCCTGGTGAAATGCAGCTCAACACCAGTTATGAGTCCCTACAAAACCCAACTGAGTTTTATGATAATTACTATTCACAGCATAATGTACATGATTTTCAGCTACCCAGTAACTCTGGTG ATGGGATGTGGCATGATGAATTTGCCCAGCAGCAACTTCCTGTTGTTCAAGACTCACCTAACTTCGGGAGTGGGTCTGATAACAACAGCAACAGGACAAGCCACAGCCCTCTGCCTGTACCAGGTCTTCTTCCTGCAGTGCAGAGAGCTCTTTTTGTCAGACTTACTCAGAGATACCAAGAAGATGAAGATCCAGCCAGCACCCAACCTCATAGGGCACCAAGCAAGGAAGAAG ATGATACAGTTAACTGGTATTCCAGTagtgaagaggaagaaggaagcagTGTCAAGTCAATACTGAAAACATTACAGAAACAAACGGAAACTTTAAGGAATCAGCAACAACCCTCCTCAGAACTCAGCACTCCTACTGATCCGAGACTCGCtaaagagaaaagtaaaggaaatcaAATGGTTGACCCTAGACTTAGGACTATGCCAAGGCAAGACATTAGAAAACCTTCTGAGTCTGCCCCACTGGATCTTAGACTTGCATGGGATCCCAGGAAATTAAGAGGGAATGGAAGCAGTCGTGTAGGCTCTTCTGTTGGTGGAGCAAAGTATGATTTACATCATGCAAATGTTGTCACTAATGTCAAACACAAAAgaggagatgatgatgatgaagatacagaaagagaactgagagaaaaagCTTTCTTAATACCTTTGGACTCTTCACCTGGTATAATGCTCCAGGATCCAAGGTCACAATTGAGACAGTTCAGTCACATTAAAATGGACATTATCCTAACCAAACCAAACTTTGCAAAACACATCGTGTGGGCTCCAGAAGACTTACTTCCAGTACCTTTACCTAAACCTGACCCAGTATCTTCAATTAATTTACCTCTGCCCCCTCTTATAGCTGACCAGAGGCTAAATAGGTTATGGAACACAAAAAGTGATCTGCCTCAAAACACAGTGTCCATTGATCCAAAATTAGCAGGCAAAGCCAAAATTAACACAAACAGAGAAAGCTACCTGGAACAGTTTGGAGACTTGCATAGTTCAGGAGGTAAATTAGGAGATCCTAGGCTGCAAAAAAACTTTGATCCTAGGCTTCACAGACTGCCTAACACAGAGTCTCATCACGCGGTTATGAAGGAATCACATACATCAAAGGCTGCCCCTCATTTAGCCGGATCAAACCCTAGTTCATCACAGCCTTCAGGGGCAATAAGTAGCAGTGCTAGTCCTGGGCCTCTGCCTCCATATGCTCCTAAACTCTTATCTTCAGCTGGCCTTCCACTGGGAACTCCAAGTTCAGTTCTTAGTGGTATTAGCTTGTATGACCCTAGGGAGCATGGTTCATCATCTACATCAGAGCTAGCAACAGTTTCTGTAGGAGAAAATACAGAGAACCAGAAAAAAAGTGGTAGTCTTAAAAGTAGTGACAAAAATGAACCTTCTCCTGGAGAAGCTATCCTGCTACAGAAAACCACTCCACACGTGGAAGTGTCTGTTGATGAGCCAGCTGACCCGCAGGCAGATATTCTCAGGAGCTCTGGTAAGGTTCAGGTCCCCGCAGTGCACAGTCTTCCTATTCAGGCATTAACAGGCTTAATTAGACCCCAGTACAGCGATCCAAGGCAGTCAAAGCAGCCAGGACAAATGAGCCCAACCCCAGATAATGATCCCAGTATAGAAACAGATGACAAATCTCTGAAAgaggtttttaaaacttttgatcCAACTGCTTCACCTTTTTGTTAA